The nucleotide window ATAAAGCAGCCATCGATTTATGGAAAGGCGGATGGGTGGCCAGGTTGAAGGCTGCAAGGGCAGGCCAGAGGACACGGGGGAAGGACCTGGACAAGAATCCtgcggggaggggccgggctcCAGGCCAGAAGGGGAGGGCCGTCCGGACAGCTCAGCCTCGGGGCAAGGGCCTAGGGCCGTAGTGATGATGAGGACGCTGCGTATCTGGGGACATGTCTATATCCGTTATCGCACTGGTGCTGAGTCCACGGGGCACCTGCTCTCTCCTCTATAAAATCGGTATCGGCCCCGGGAACGTAAGATAAGAGTTGTAAAAGGGCTTCCCCCAAAGAAAGGCCCACGCCTGGAGCAGGTGTAGGGCAGAGCgagtgggcagaggggagggcaggggtgggcgcAGGCAGGGGCCAAGCTCAAGGAGGCCCGTGGCTCCCACACCACCTTCCCTGGCAGGGCCTAAAGACCGGCTCCTTCTTCTACCCTGGCGGGAACGTCACCTACCAAAACGTGGCCGTGACGCTGAGCCGGAAGGAAGGCGCTCTGCACAACTACGGAAACGAGGAGGAGTGGAAAGCCAACATCGACACGGTGATGACCTGGTTCACGGGGGAGGGCCTGGACCTGGTCACGCTCTACTTCGGGGAGCCCGACTCCACGGGCCACAAGTACGGCCCCGAGTCCCAGCAGAGAAAGGACATGGTAATGCAGGTGGACAGGACCGTGGGCTACCTCCGGGACAGCATCAGGAGCAGCGGCCTGGAGGACAGCCTCAACCTGATCATCACATCGGACCACGGCATGACCACCGTCCACAAGCAGGCCCCGGACCTGGTGGAGTTCCACAAGTTCCCCAACTTCACCTTCAAGGACATCGAGTTTGAGCTCCTGGACTACGGGCCGAACGGGATGCTGCTCCCCAAGGAGGGCAAGCTGGAGAAGGTGTACGAGGTCCTCAAGGACGCCCACCCCAAACTCCACGTCTTCAAGAAGGAGTCCTTCCCCTCGTCCCTCCACTATGCCAACAACTCCAGGATCACCCCCTTGCTCATGTTCAGCGACCCTGGCTACGTCATCCACGGGGTGAGCTGCCCGCAGAATCACGGCTGGGGACGGGCTCCCTCACTGGGCCGCCGGGCCTCCCTCTAGTTCCGTCTCCCACCGGCCCCCAGTTTGAGGGGCGCGGGCCGCCACAGGCACATACCCATCCCCACGTGGTGGGAGTGCGTCTGTccacgtgcacatgtgtgtacgtGCATAAGATCCGTGTGTGTGCTTCGTACACGTTCTGGGTGCGTGCGTGGACATACATGTacgtgcgtgtgcatgcgtggAGGTCAAAGTGTGGGAAGAccggccagagggagagagggagggagggtgggagggacgAGGGCAAGGGGCCCGCTCTGCCATCAGCTGAGAGCCACGGGATGCCGGAGGGGAAGCCAGATGCAGGCTGGGAGGGGGAGTCAGGGAGGGGGCGCTGGTGTGCACAGGCGCCCCGGGCGGCCAGCGCCACCCCTCGTCCTTGGGGTCAGCGCCTCTGTCACCAGGTCTTTGCTGAGGCTCTCTCTTGGGCCGCGGATCCTTGGGGGCTCAGAATTCAGAGAACCTCCCCTGCCCCTACGTGTGAACGCCTTCCGGGGGTCCTCTGCCGACACAGCGATGCGGCTGGCAGAGAGGGCGGGGGTGTGCTTCGAGCCCCGCAAAGACTCAGGACCTTCCCTCCTCGGCAGAGACTGAGCGTGCAATTCAACAAGGGGGAACACGGCTTTCACAACAACGTCAAAGACATGAAGACCATCTTCCGGGCCGTGGGCCCCAGCTTCAAGCGGGGCCTGGAGGTGGAGCCCTTCGAGAGCGTCCACGTGTACGAGCTCATGTGCAAGCTGCTGGGCATCGTGCCCGAGGCCAACGACGGGTCCCTCAGCGTCCTGCTGCCCACACTGCAGGAAACCAGCCACGGGCCCCTCAGCACCGTGTCGCCCACACTGCAGAAAACCAGCCATGGGCCCCTCAGCACCGTGCCGCCCACACTGCAGGAAACCAGCCACGGGCCCCTCAGCACCGTGTCGCCCACGTCCCCCTCAGGTAAGGTGCTGCCGTCCGCCTGCACCTGCTCTGCCCCCAGGCACCTGCAGACTGTGTGTGCGCACCTGCCCTGTCCTGACCAGGGATGGCCGTCAGCCGTGTGGGGCCGCCTTCTCCTTCCCCGCCCCAGACTCTGGAAACATCTCGAGTACCCGACACCATGCAGCGCACTTTGCGCATCTTGGGAGCAGCACAGAAGGGGAGCAACCTTGTTGGGGGCGGGGAGACTGAGGGCCAGAGAAGTAGGTGGTTTGCCCACAGGACAGGCCTCCTGGTGAAGTCCACCTCCGGGCTTCTGATGCCACATAACCTACTGTCCCACATGGCCACGGGAGGCCTCCTTCCTGGATCGGCCTCCCCCCAGCACAcccttaccccccccccaaccctgaccCAGCCCAGGGGCAGACAAGACGGTGGACCCCAGCAGGGGcctggctggaggtggggaggggctgctcagcaggggaggggccgtggTGAGAGATGAGGTCAGGGGCTCATGGGGGGGGGCGTGCAGAGGGCACCCGGGCCACCATGGGAGAGTGGGAAGTGATATGCTCTGGCTTCCCTCACTCACTGGATGCTCCAAATTTCCTCAGGGTTTGCCCTCATGCCACGTGGCTGGTGCCCCTTGGTGATGGGACTCTCAGTGGCTACGATTCTTCTGGCCAAGGTCGCATAATGCCACTCAAGGTCAGAGGcccaggagggggagggaggggaggcaagaggaggggaggggagggtgggaccGTGCTCCCTGCTGCCCCAGCCTGATGCCCCCACCATTGATCTGGGCCCCCTCACCGGGCAGAGAGGAGTCAGTCCTCAGGACCCCGCAGGCCCCTTCCAGCTGCCCTGCTCTAGGCCTGGAGCAGGTCTTTCCCAAGCAGACCATCCATGACACTGGgaccctcccagcctcctccccacccagccgCCTGCAAGTCCGTGCTGTGCCCCGGGACAAGGGAGAACTCAGAAGCCTTGGGGTTTAGGTTTGCGGGGCAGGTCCTGGGACACACAGGGAGCAGCCAGCCCAGAGGACTCAGCTTGCTGAGCAATAGCCCTGCCTGGTTTCTGCCGTGTGGTGCCACAGCCCTCCAGCCAAAGC belongs to Acinonyx jubatus isolate Ajub_Pintada_27869175 chromosome E1, VMU_Ajub_asm_v1.0, whole genome shotgun sequence and includes:
- the ENPP7 gene encoding ectonucleotide pyrophosphatase/phosphodiesterase family member 7 isoform X2 is translated as MPSEGWARVAGAVTRAAFREVSGTSPEAFLSEKPIMGRSAVLLAVALATLLAPGTGAPVGRKVSRNKLLLVSFDGFRWDYDQDVPTPNLDAMALDGVKARYMTPAFVTMTSPCHFTLVTGKYIENHGVVHNMYYNTTSKVKLPYHATLGVQMWWDNGSLPIWITAQRQGLKTGSFFYPGGNVTYQNVAVTLSRKEGALHNYGNEEEWKANIDTVMTWFTGEGLDLVTLYFGEPDSTGHKYGPESQQRKDMVMQVDRTVGYLRDSIRSSGLEDSLNLIITSDHGMTTVHKQAPDLVEFHKFPNFTFKDIEFELLDYGPNGMLLPKEGKLEKVYEVLKDAHPKLHVFKKESFPSSLHYANNSRITPLLMFSDPGYVIHGRLSVQFNKGEHGFHNNVKDMKTIFRAVGPSFKRGLEVEPFESVHVYELMCKLLGIVPEANDGSLSVLLPTLQETSHGPLSTVPPTLQETSHGPLSTVSPTSPSGFALMPRGWCPLVMGLSVATILLAKVA
- the ENPP7 gene encoding ectonucleotide pyrophosphatase/phosphodiesterase family member 7 isoform X3, yielding MGRSAVLLAVALATLLAPGTGAPVGRKVSRNKLLLVSFDGFRWDYDQDVPTPNLDAMALDGVKARYMTPAFVTMTSPCHFTLVTGKYIENHGVVHNMYYNTTSKVKLPYHATLGVQMWWDNGSLPIWITAQRQGLKTGSFFYPGGNVTYQNVAVTLSRKEGALHNYGNEEEWKANIDTVMTWFTGEGLDLVTLYFGEPDSTGHKYGPESQQRKDMVMQVDRTVGYLRDSIRSSGLEDSLNLIITSDHGMTTVHKQAPDLVEFHKFPNFTFKDIEFELLDYGPNGMLLPKEGKLEKVYEVLKDAHPKLHVFKKESFPSSLHYANNSRITPLLMFSDPGYVIHGRLSVQFNKGEHGFHNNVKDMKTIFRAVGPSFKRGLEVEPFESVHVYELMCKLLGIVPEANDGSLSVLLPTLQETSHGPLSTVSPTLQKTSHGPLSTVPPTLQETSHGPLSTVSPTSPSGFALMPRGWCPLVMGLSVATILLAKVA
- the ENPP7 gene encoding ectonucleotide pyrophosphatase/phosphodiesterase family member 7 isoform X1, whose product is MPSEGWARVAGAVTRAAFREVSGTSPEAFLSEKPIMGRSAVLLAVALATLLAPGTGAPVGRKVSRNKLLLVSFDGFRWDYDQDVPTPNLDAMALDGVKARYMTPAFVTMTSPCHFTLVTGKYIENHGVVHNMYYNTTSKVKLPYHATLGVQMWWDNGSLPIWITAQRQGLKTGSFFYPGGNVTYQNVAVTLSRKEGALHNYGNEEEWKANIDTVMTWFTGEGLDLVTLYFGEPDSTGHKYGPESQQRKDMVMQVDRTVGYLRDSIRSSGLEDSLNLIITSDHGMTTVHKQAPDLVEFHKFPNFTFKDIEFELLDYGPNGMLLPKEGKLEKVYEVLKDAHPKLHVFKKESFPSSLHYANNSRITPLLMFSDPGYVIHGRLSVQFNKGEHGFHNNVKDMKTIFRAVGPSFKRGLEVEPFESVHVYELMCKLLGIVPEANDGSLSVLLPTLQETSHGPLSTVSPTLQKTSHGPLSTVPPTLQETSHGPLSTVSPTSPSGFALMPRGWCPLVMGLSVATILLAKVA